ATTTGCGTGGCAGGAACATTCATTTTAACGGGGTGCGATACAGCAAGTTCAACAGAGGAGCTTGTCATTTCCCCATCATCTGTCACCCTTTCATCCGGACAGTCGCAGACTTTCAGCGTGAGCGGCGGTTATCATTACAATTGGGCGCTCGAAGGATCAGGAAGCAGTAGCGGCTCCACCAGTTCGGCTCAAGGATCGCTGTCGTCCCTGACAGGCAGTCAAGTGCTCTATACCGCACCCTCAAGCGACACACTGAGCGGATCGGTCACTCTCAAGGTGACATCCACTATTCCGGGTAGCGGTTCTAGTACCAGTAATTCAGCTGAATACAGTGTGACAGGTTCTGCGCAAATTAATTTCAAATCAGCCGGGTCATCTTCTTCCTCAGCCCCTATGACAATTGCGCCAACTCTAGTGACCGTTGCTCCAGGTTCAAGTGTCACTTTCACGGGATCTGGAGGAGCGCTTTCATACACATGGACTGTATCTAATAGTAGTTTGGGGTCGATAACCGG
This genomic interval from bacterium contains the following:
- a CDS encoding Ig-like domain-containing protein, yielding MTTKLRQKIVVGLFGFICVAGTFILTGCDTASSTEELVISPSSVTLSSGQSQTFSVSGGYHYNWALEGSGSSSGSTSSAQGSLSSLTGSQVLYTAPSSDTLSGSVTLKVTSTIPGSGSSTSNSAEYSVTGSAQINFKSAGSSSSSAPMTIAPTLVTVAPGSSVTFTGSGGALSYTWTVSNSSLGSITGASGSGATYSASAPGTNTITCTDSDGNRVTATVYQHF